CTTTTAGCCAAATGCATTCCAATAACCACTCCAAATAAAGGAATTAAAAATGTTTATCAAAACCGCCAGGAGTTGTTTTTTCAAATTTATGGGCATGTTTTTGATTATTCTCCATATCCCATGAATTTAAAAAACCCCAAAAAGATTTTGATCAACCCCTTTACAAGAGAAAAGGATAAAAACATTTCTTTAGAGCATTTGCAAATCGTTTTAAAACTCTTGAAACCCTTTTGTGTTACGCTTTTAGATTTTGAAGAACGATACGCTTTTTTACAAAATGAAGCCACTCACTATCGCGCTAAAACCAGTTTAGAAGAAGTTAAAAACCTGATTTTAGAAAGCGATTTGTATATAGGGGGGGATTCGTTTTTGATCCATTTGGCTTACTATTTAAAGAAAAATTATTTTATCTTTTTTTATAGGGATAATGATGATTTCATGCCACCTAATAGTAAGAATGAAAATTTTCTAAAAGCCCATAAAAGCCATTCTATAGAACAGGATTTAGCCAAAAAATTCCGCCATTTGGGGCTATTATAATATTGTGTTATACTTCTGATTTCAATTTTGCTTGTTAGGACATTCATGAAAAATATTAGAAATATCGCTGTAATCGCGCATGTTGATCATGGGAAAACTACTTTAGTAGATGGCTTACTTTCTCAATCTGGCACATTTAGTGAGAGAGAAAAAGTGGATGAAAGGGTGATGGATAGCAATGATTTGGAAAGAGAAAGAGGCATTACTATCCTGTCTAAAAACACCGCCATTTATTACAAAGACACTAAAATCAATATCATTGACACTCCTGGGCATGCTGATTTTGGGGGCGAAGTGGAGCGCGTTTTAAAAATGGTGGATGGGGTGTTGCT
This region of Helicobacter pylori genomic DNA includes:
- a CDS encoding glycosyltransferase family 9 protein, with translation MHIACLLALGDNLITLSLLKEIAFKQQQPLKILGTHLTLKIAKLLECEKHFEIIPLFENIPAFYDLKKQGVFWAMKDFLLLLKAIKKHQIKHLILEKQDFRSALLAKCIPITTPNKGIKNVYQNRQELFFQIYGHVFDYSPYPMNLKNPKKILINPFTREKDKNISLEHLQIVLKLLKPFCVTLLDFEERYAFLQNEATHYRAKTSLEEVKNLILESDLYIGGDSFLIHLAYYLKKNYFIFFYRDNDDFMPPNSKNENFLKAHKSHSIEQDLAKKFRHLGLL